Part of the Juglans regia cultivar Chandler chromosome 14, Walnut 2.0, whole genome shotgun sequence genome, TTAGCACCTTTCAGATGTTCGAGCTGGCAAAACATGAATTGCACCGGTGGGGATTCAGCGACGGAGCCATATACCGTTGCCCACCACCTGCTTCTTGCTCATGCAATTGCCGCAAACTTGTATAAGACCAAATATCAGGTTCCAATACTATTATATCTTTACCGTAAAGACTTTACCAAATAAGTTGCagtttacaccaacaaaatatatttatatatatatatatgcctttgTCGTACTGACGTTGTGTTGACTTAAACTAGACTAGCCATGGCCTGATTAACCAAATCACGTTCACTATGTTCAGGCCAAGCAAAAAGGTGTTGTAGGGATAACAGTTGATTTGGATTGGATGGTTCCATATTCCAAATCGGAGAAAGACCGTGCTGCCGCGTTACGTGCCATTGATTTTAGATTTGGatggtatgtttttctttaattagtttatttccATTGTCAcacctgtttttgtttttaaattataggacGATTACATCGTTTCATATCCTGATCTCAATTTGTGGatggttttatattttgttgcaGGTTCATGGACCCCTTGACAAAGGGTCGCTATCCCCTCAGCATGCGCACTCTCGTACGAAAGCGATTACCCATGTTCACTCCAGAGCAATCGAAGCTGGTGAAGGGATCATACGACTTTATCGGATTAAACTACTACACTGCCAATTATGTTTTTGATACACCTGAAAATAAGTCTCTGAACAAAAGCTACTTGACAGATGGTCTTCTTACTAAAACAGGTACGTACTCATTCAAAAGTACTCGTACAGCTAGCATTGATCGATATATACGTACGTTTGTCTTATGCATATATCGAATATTAACtacatcttctttttttgtttggctgTGCATGGCAGGTGAGCGCGACGGGGTCCTCATTGGTCCACAGGTATATGAATTAtaagtaaattaatatatatttttgactGAATGGATGATATTGGATCTGATATATGGATTGCGAAATATATGGATTTAATAGCTATTTTCTATCCACCTTACCATATATTAGTACATGATGACAAAAGAAAACAGTCTTGGGCAAATTTTTATGTAGTGATCAGTTCACTTTCTATAAATCTCAGGCTGCTTCGGATTGGCTCTATGTCTATCCTAGAGGAATTTACGATCTTCTTGTCTACACAAAATCCAAGTACGGTAATCCAGTAATTTACATCACCGAGAATGGTAATTTtctcaacctttttcaattattgTTGCATAAAGTCGATGATGAATTCTTGGATGtcccattttatctaattaagcTAAACTGTAATCTTTTATTAGGAGTCAATGAGCACAATAATGCCTCAATACCTCTTAAGGAAGCTCTTGTGGACACCCACagaatttattatcattataagcACCTTGCGTATGTTCATAAGGCTATTGGGTAAGTGCTTAATCGcatacaactctctctctctctctctctctctctctctctctatgtatgATTTATGacctttaattcattttttttccttggaataGGGTGGGCGTGAGAGTTAAAGGATACTTTGCTTGGTCATTCTCGGACACCTTTGAATGGTTTTCTGGTTATACGATTCGGTTTGGCATCCACTTTATCGACTTTGAGAACGGATTGAAAAGACACCCTAAACTTTCAGCACAATGGTTCAGGAATTTCCTCAAGAAATAGAAATGAAGATTTTGGCATTACGAACTGCCTATCAATAAATTGAGCATGTATCTCTTCACTATGAGTATTGTACTTTTTgaataatgtaattttctttcTGTATTGGCTGAAACGCTAGCTTGCAGAATAATAAATTGCTTTGCGGATGGTCTCCGCCTTTTATTATGCGTGGTTGTTCaaatttttgcatttttggtGTGTTGAAATGCGATTTGaatagtaaaagtgtttcatcttatctcattattataatttttcagaattctaacacaaaatataataaataatttatctttttcaaatctcaaaataataataatattaaaaaataatattttaacaatattttattccacttgcatctaaaattatctcatctcatctcactatcaatGATCAAAATAATTCTGGGCTTTTACATCGACTTCACATCCTGACCATGCATCATCATGTGGAGTTTCTTAAAATCCTAACTAATTTGCTTATTGAATGggttcaaattttattaatgccTTAGCCTTTCACTTGTGATATGTTGAGTTTAGAtctcaaaatattcttttttttctttattcgaATGGCTATCATACATCAAAGTGACAAATTTgaattattgtttttctttattcattagatttaaggaattgtaagaataaatataataatggaGCTTTAATTTCTAGTAGGTTTGAATTGATTAGTCTAATTAATCTGATTGGAAGcctcttatatataaattagttcTGAGACTTggtttgtacatttttttatagttcaTGAATGCAATGGCAAAACCAGCAATTGTGTCAAGGGAGGAAACATTTACGtgaagagtaatactagatatagtttacttttttttttacagcctcttatatataaattatcacATGTGATATGCTGAGGTTTATACCTGAAATTGATCTACATATATTACAGCCTCTGGGGTTTGCATGTTCACCGATAATTACTTGACTGCACGTACATTTAACTATTCAAGCATGTGAGAAGTtctatttaagaattttttatttcatttgatgGAAATCAAACTTCCTACTTGCCTTCATCCAATGGAGACCTAACTGCCAAGTCTATTAAATTAACTTTGCATTACTAATTATCAAGAAACAAGTAGTTTCACTTCTCATCCGTGAGTTCTTATATTTTCCCTCGTAGCAGCAATtgactattaaaaaaacttttagctTAGGATGAATAATAATTGTATTCACTGCTGCTGTTCATACTAAGTACTTAACAATTgactattataaataaatacatttgaTAAGGATAGACGACTTCCCTTAACAGACTCTTGGGTATCTAGAAGACAACTCTAGTCTCTAATAGCAACCTATTAAGACTAAACTCATAGTTTTTAAATAGGAATCTGTAGTTAGTAATATATAATGTTGTATTTGGAGTCTTGTTACCAATGTCTCCAATGTTTTTACTAATTAAATCTACACAGCTAACAAGAAATCCTAATTCAAGATTACTAACAGAGACTCCTAACAAACAgagaattatatttgtaattttagaatGTATAAGTTACACaaactctatttgaaaaaaagcgAATAAATCAAggactcatataaaaatatcaattctttAATGGTATTGGTCATGAGTGTTGACTCCACACGTGTGTGATGTGAAGGTATTGACAACAGGTTGAGTTGGGTTATTATGTGAACAAAATGAGGTTGTCCTATAGTTCGTACCTTGCAAAGAACTTGGGTTGGTATAATGCATTAATCCATAGGCATTCTGAACAAATGCAGAACTTATTTACAACCTTTCGAACAAACTTCTCTgagattttgttttgtaaattcTTCTAATTGTTTTACTTTCTTCCAAGTCAAGTTCTCAATTTTCACAAgattaatatttgaatttcaaaagattTGCAATAATTAGGTACTTCAGTCAAGTGACAATACATACTTCCCGTTAGGAAACTAACGATAGGATGGTCAAGTCAGATTAATATGCCATGTGTCAACTTTCAATTGGCTAACGTGAATATTAATATCGTGTCAATCAATCAAAGTCTGACATATGATTTTCCCTTAATTTTCTAATGAAAAAAACTTCAAACCGGTGATGATGTAAATTTTTACTTTACACCATTAATAAGTTCACTTTATTGACCTTGTGTGCAATTTCagactagtactcatgtttaTGTCTCATTCTCACGAAGGAAGGGCTTCCTCtgttcaattttctttctttctctaggatttttctctctttcagtctctctctcatcttgtgAGGCTTCTCTCTACCATCTACTTCAGCCAAAGCACAAGTCGCGATTGCAAATCGATTTTTCCTCTCATCGATTTTTTCCTAATCTCTGTAAGTAGATTGTTACGTTTACCACacaatttgcatatatatggAGTTAATTGTAaaacctttgattttttttttcttgtttgtctCCCATCGATGAGTTTTatcttgtttttgtttatgttttatttatgaaaagaaaaattctattcctaagcctcatataccacacaccatcatttttataatttttttaattttattctcttactaaatgtgtagtatatgaattatgagtataataattcaattattttaagaataataaaatcaaaaaaaactttaaaaaaatttaaaaaaataaaaaaattttgatgtgtgatgtatgggcttatgaatagcaatgctttTATGAAAAAAGCTTGAGACCGGATGAGTGCCAAAATAGTTTTTACACGAATCAATAAGAAACAGCCACTTAAgcactaaaaata contains:
- the LOC108985593 gene encoding beta-glucosidase 12-like, which gives rise to MAMKGYILIGLLVLVSSLANTINAIAITPRYGISTLNRTSFPKGFTFGAGSADYQVEGATPFYDGKGESMWDYYTHKYPEKIADGSNGDVASDQYHRFKEDFGLLKDMNGDAYRFSIAWTRLIPTGKISDGVNQKGIDHYNQVINELLAKGLTPYVTIFHWHVPIALDHKYGGFLSHRILKDFKDYAELCFKEFGDRVKHWTTVNEPHMFTNGGYAAGVLAPFRCSSWQNMNCTGGDSATEPYTVAHHLLLAHAIAANLYKTKYQAKQKGVVGITVDLDWMVPYSKSEKDRAAALRAIDFRFGWFMDPLTKGRYPLSMRTLVRKRLPMFTPEQSKLVKGSYDFIGLNYYTANYVFDTPENKSLNKSYLTDGLLTKTGERDGVLIGPQAASDWLYVYPRGIYDLLVYTKSKYGNPVIYITENGVNEHNNASIPLKEALVDTHRIYYHYKHLAYVHKAIGVGVRVKGYFAWSFSDTFEWFSGYTIRFGIHFIDFENGLKRHPKLSAQWFRNFLKK